A DNA window from Candidatus Eisenbacteria bacterium contains the following coding sequences:
- a CDS encoding PQQ-binding-like beta-propeller repeat protein, translating to MKRNSFVQYKMTMILFGVALLLLFSATAAQGVSTYWQAATGDWYNHSNWTDGIPSSGDEAFINNGGTALIGSQVGSTRDLTLGAGIGESGTVEMNGGSLIVEEYLYIGDSGTGLLSIENGAALSESEAITGVFIGYRENGEGSVVVSGPGSIWSRPWGLEMRIGENGQGSLDIQDSGQVSGGSASIGTGATGHGIVTVTGGDSNWLNAGLWVAELGIGELYIEAGATVSTSYTQVGGVPGGDGAVTVTGDGSSLNNTEYLIVAGASFGSLTIADGGEVSAEWTSGIGESSGSSGTITLIGDNSNFICQEDFAVAFDGTGVFTQTGGISIIAGKLLLGFNTNSSGTYEISNGFLGADSFFVGVDGDGILQISGAAAEIEISSLLSLGPNSTLAAVPGASIHMTGSNFENLSTDEIALAGLVNLGLIFEGGDGTTDEVEVGCVDYGPISEGYINNFALGKLTIGDADAGIVQLVDYFDNGNQVGPEGYDEALYVERLELGAGSVLDLNNLHLYWRTQFVDHGGLIINGNVIQVESPGEDWWPMAHHDLSHTGYTSSSAPDTNEIAWRHTTAEGIDAGPAVKDGMVFVGTNDGDVLCFDAFSGNLFWTFTTGDDVNSTPAIVDGKVYIGSNNHSIYCLPQFDPNGDGVIDPGEVVWSYATGTSVGSSPAVHNGRVFVGSVDHNMYCLDALSGDYLWSYLTDGYVWSSPAVADGKVYFGSQDGKVYCLNELTGEFIWSYTTEMEYVEGSPSVAYGYVYIGAFDGHIYCLPQEDPNSNGVIEPGEVIWSYHTGDWVGACPAVANGRVFIGSRNDYIYCLDAFNGSVIWSYLADFAVFSSAAIADGKVYLGCNAGTVYCLDEDSGDLIWRYSTGGSVYSSPAVAADRVYVGARNDGLYAFGRPLCQVSPTSLEFGCVDVGDYQDAEFSINNTGEGLLAGYVSASCEHFEIFDGEGAYSIPPGESWIVTVRYEPASYGEHECVIETGHYSCGEVICSGLGAGYDPIVDPRHSSAEWRDLLIFEPRALVCPEGDGSWLSVNVRDQYNAPMSGVGVSAIFNADCEMCICDIEDAVTDSSGTAEYHIRAGLDVSPSVDCCVVQTTVECLGVTIPWTAASGAEVDTSEWISPDLTGDCLVDSADVGIFMTDFGGVACRADFDGSGTVSAADYAILIQHEGHTCDPVGDIEEDPFILSHIGTGMYNYPNPFNLSMHIAFTLLKPGRVVLRVFDVSGRRVRTLIDGRREAKRHEVTWDGRDDLGGVIAPGIYFYVLDTPDQVKTGKVIYLK from the coding sequence ATGAAAAGGAACTCTTTTGTACAATATAAAATGACTATGATCTTGTTTGGCGTTGCATTGTTATTGCTGTTTTCCGCCACGGCGGCACAGGGTGTTTCCACATATTGGCAGGCTGCTACGGGAGATTGGTATAATCACAGCAATTGGACCGATGGCATTCCATCCTCCGGCGACGAAGCCTTTATCAATAACGGTGGAACAGCCCTTATAGGCTCACAGGTTGGTTCAACACGTGACTTAACTCTCGGCGCTGGTATCGGGGAAAGCGGAACGGTCGAGATGAACGGCGGCAGCCTGATAGTCGAAGAATATCTATATATCGGCGACAGCGGAACAGGTCTCTTGTCCATTGAGAATGGTGCGGCTCTCTCTGAATCCGAAGCGATTACGGGTGTCTTTATCGGATACAGAGAAAATGGTGAGGGGAGCGTTGTTGTCAGCGGACCGGGCTCGATCTGGTCCAGGCCCTGGGGTTTGGAAATGCGGATCGGGGAAAATGGTCAGGGGAGTCTGGATATACAAGACAGCGGTCAGGTTTCCGGGGGCAGCGCATCGATTGGGACCGGAGCAACCGGGCATGGAATTGTGACCGTCACCGGCGGGGATTCAAATTGGCTCAATGCCGGCCTTTGGGTTGCCGAACTTGGCATCGGAGAATTATACATTGAAGCTGGGGCCACAGTCTCAACCTCTTATACGCAGGTCGGTGGTGTCCCCGGCGGCGATGGAGCTGTAACCGTTACCGGTGACGGTTCATCCCTAAACAATACCGAATATTTGATCGTGGCAGGCGCTAGTTTCGGTTCACTCACCATTGCGGACGGGGGCGAAGTCTCCGCCGAGTGGACTAGCGGTATTGGAGAATCAAGCGGTTCCTCCGGTACCATAACCTTGATTGGCGACAACTCGAACTTCATTTGCCAGGAAGATTTCGCCGTTGCCTTCGATGGGACGGGCGTCTTTACGCAAACAGGCGGAATCAGTATAATCGCCGGCAAGCTACTTCTGGGTTTCAATACCAATTCAAGTGGAACCTACGAGATATCCAATGGTTTTTTGGGGGCTGACTCGTTTTTTGTAGGTGTCGATGGCGATGGTATTTTGCAGATTTCAGGGGCCGCTGCGGAAATCGAAATATCGAGCCTGCTGAGTCTTGGACCGAATAGCACCCTGGCTGCTGTTCCCGGGGCATCAATCCACATGACCGGATCGAATTTTGAAAATCTAAGCACTGATGAGATTGCGTTGGCGGGTTTGGTGAACCTGGGGTTGATTTTCGAGGGCGGCGACGGCACTACCGATGAGGTGGAAGTCGGATGTGTGGATTATGGGCCGATTTCAGAGGGATATATAAACAACTTTGCACTTGGAAAGCTGACTATCGGAGATGCGGATGCGGGCATCGTCCAGCTTGTGGACTATTTTGATAATGGCAATCAGGTTGGACCGGAAGGTTATGATGAGGCACTGTATGTGGAAAGACTGGAATTAGGCGCCGGATCCGTTCTGGATTTGAACAATCTTCATTTGTACTGGCGTACGCAATTTGTCGACCATGGCGGCCTCATCATCAATGGAAATGTGATCCAGGTTGAATCACCGGGCGAGGATTGGTGGCCGATGGCCCATCACGATTTGAGCCATACAGGATACACATCCTCGTCGGCGCCTGACACAAATGAGATTGCCTGGAGACATACCACAGCGGAAGGCATCGATGCGGGACCGGCCGTCAAGGATGGTATGGTTTTTGTGGGAACAAACGATGGTGACGTCCTTTGTTTCGATGCCTTTTCCGGCAACTTATTCTGGACCTTTACGACAGGCGATGATGTGAACTCCACTCCCGCCATCGTCGATGGCAAAGTCTATATCGGATCAAATAACCACAGTATCTACTGCTTGCCCCAATTTGATCCCAATGGAGATGGTGTCATCGACCCCGGTGAAGTGGTTTGGTCCTATGCGACCGGTACCTCAGTTGGTTCTTCGCCGGCGGTTCATAACGGCAGGGTCTTTGTGGGATCGGTCGATCACAATATGTATTGTCTCGATGCCCTATCAGGTGATTATTTATGGAGCTACCTGACAGACGGATACGTTTGGTCGTCACCGGCCGTGGCGGATGGTAAAGTCTACTTCGGATCGCAGGATGGCAAGGTTTATTGTCTAAACGAGTTGACGGGAGAATTTATTTGGAGTTATACAACAGAGATGGAATATGTAGAGGGCTCTCCATCAGTGGCCTATGGCTATGTTTATATCGGAGCCTTTGACGGCCATATCTACTGCTTGCCCCAGGAAGATCCCAATAGCAATGGAGTTATTGAACCTGGAGAGGTGATCTGGAGCTATCATACCGGCGACTGGGTGGGGGCTTGTCCCGCAGTCGCCAATGGAAGGGTTTTTATTGGTTCAAGAAATGATTATATATATTGTCTCGATGCCTTCAATGGATCCGTCATTTGGTCATATCTCGCCGACTTTGCCGTCTTCTCCTCCGCCGCCATTGCCGACGGCAAGGTCTATTTAGGGTGTAATGCCGGCACCGTCTATTGCCTCGATGAGGACTCAGGAGACCTTATTTGGCGCTATTCAACAGGTGGCTCCGTATACTCATCCCCCGCTGTTGCCGCCGACCGGGTTTATGTCGGTGCTCGTAATGACGGGCTATACGCCTTTGGCCGACCGCTTTGCCAAGTTTCACCGACCTCCCTGGAATTCGGCTGTGTGGATGTCGGGGATTATCAAGATGCGGAATTCTCCATTAATAACACCGGCGAAGGACTCTTGGCCGGATATGTAAGCGCTTCCTGCGAACACTTCGAGATATTCGATGGCGAGGGCGCTTATAGCATACCGCCAGGGGAGTCTTGGATTGTAACAGTGCGTTATGAACCGGCCTCCTATGGAGAGCATGAATGCGTCATAGAAACAGGACACTATTCCTGCGGTGAGGTTATCTGTTCGGGCCTTGGAGCAGGGTATGATCCAATTGTGGATCCGAGACATTCTTCGGCGGAGTGGCGAGATCTACTAATTTTCGAGCCCAGGGCGTTGGTGTGTCCCGAAGGGGACGGCAGCTGGCTGTCTGTGAATGTCAGGGATCAATATAATGCCCCCATGAGCGGCGTTGGGGTGTCGGCGATATTTAATGCCGATTGTGAAATGTGTATATGCGATATTGAGGATGCGGTTACCGATAGCAGCGGAACCGCAGAGTATCATATCAGAGCCGGCCTCGATGTTTCACCAAGCGTGGACTGCTGCGTTGTTCAAACAACTGTTGAGTGTCTCGGCGTGACGATTCCCTGGACCGCAGCGAGTGGAGCGGAGGTCGACACAAGCGAATGGATCTCACCGGATTTAACCGGAGATTGTCTTGTTGACAGCGCCGACGTTGGCATTTTTATGACCGATTTTGGCGGTGTCGCCTGCAGAGCTGATTTTGATGGCAGTGGCACTGTCAGCGCTGCGGATTATGCTATTTTGATTCAGCATGAAGGTCATACCTGCGATCCGGTCGGGGATATTGAAGAGGATCCGTTTATTTTATCCCACATCGGAACGGGGATGTATAATTACCCTAATCCGTTTAACCTGTCTATGCATATAGCCTTTACTTTGTTGAAGCCCGGACGGGTTGTACTGCGCGTCTTCGATGTTTCAGGGCGGCGTGTTCGCACTTTGATTGATGGAAGGCGGGAGGCGAAGCGGCATGAGGTCACCTGGGATGGCCGTGATGATTTGGGAGGCGTCATCGCGCCGGGTATCTATTTCTATGTTCTTGATACTCCCGACCAAGTCAAAACGGGAAAGGTTATCTATTTGAAATAA
- a CDS encoding sigma-54 dependent transcriptional regulator, giving the protein MTRKSANEAKPRILIVDDDKEFASALGLLLGKHFHIESAHDGKEALARVDRQGFDAYLLDYDLKSDMDGLEVLQSIRSVDPYVPAIIVTRHDQPETILNAGRLGATDFFSKGSSIELLSHRLKAALEKATAERRNEALQRMADKNCGDFVGQSEVIHQIRADVETVAPTNSTVFITGDSGTGKGVLARLIHTKSKRSGGPFIEINCAAVPEGLVESELFGHEKGSFTGATAARRGCFELAQDGTLFLDEITEMPIHLQPKLLRVLQSGEFNRLGSERVVATNSRIICATNRNADAAVQDGSLREDLFFRINVIRLTIPPLREHPEDIIILARHFIRLKAMEQGKRIPALSKAAESILTGYSWPGNIRELENVMERAIVFCRSGEIGPGLLGSIGEGAGYVTMGWEEARELALNRFERSYLTLVLRLHNGSVSKASKSMGVSRQAIYKAFERTGIDPESFR; this is encoded by the coding sequence ATGACGCGCAAATCTGCAAATGAGGCGAAGCCCAGAATTCTCATTGTCGATGATGACAAGGAGTTTGCGTCGGCGCTGGGTTTGCTCTTGGGCAAGCATTTCCATATCGAGTCTGCTCATGATGGGAAGGAGGCCCTGGCGCGTGTCGACAGGCAGGGATTCGATGCCTATCTGTTGGACTATGACTTAAAAAGCGATATGGATGGCCTTGAAGTTTTGCAATCGATTCGGTCAGTGGACCCTTATGTTCCCGCCATAATTGTCACTCGGCATGATCAGCCGGAGACGATCCTGAATGCGGGACGCCTGGGGGCAACGGACTTCTTCAGCAAAGGCTCCTCAATAGAACTCCTATCACACCGGCTTAAGGCAGCACTCGAGAAAGCGACGGCTGAAAGAAGAAACGAAGCCCTGCAGCGGATGGCGGATAAGAATTGTGGGGATTTTGTGGGCCAAAGCGAGGTTATTCATCAAATCCGCGCAGATGTTGAGACGGTGGCGCCTACAAATAGCACAGTATTCATCACAGGAGATTCCGGGACCGGCAAAGGCGTTCTTGCCCGCCTGATTCATACGAAGAGCAAAAGAAGCGGTGGGCCCTTTATAGAAATTAATTGCGCGGCCGTTCCCGAGGGACTGGTCGAGAGCGAACTATTCGGGCATGAGAAGGGATCATTTACCGGCGCGACGGCAGCGCGCAGAGGTTGTTTCGAGCTTGCCCAAGATGGAACGCTTTTTTTGGATGAAATCACGGAAATGCCGATTCATCTTCAACCAAAACTTCTGCGCGTCCTGCAATCAGGCGAATTTAACCGGCTGGGTTCGGAGCGGGTGGTCGCAACCAATAGCCGCATCATCTGCGCCACGAACAGAAACGCAGATGCCGCGGTGCAGGATGGATCACTCCGGGAGGATCTCTTCTTTAGAATAAATGTCATCCGACTTACAATCCCACCCCTCAGAGAACACCCCGAGGATATCATTATTCTGGCCCGGCATTTCATACGACTCAAGGCGATGGAACAGGGGAAAAGGATTCCGGCGCTGAGCAAGGCCGCTGAATCGATCCTCACGGGCTATTCATGGCCCGGCAATATCCGCGAGCTGGAAAACGTGATGGAACGGGCCATTGTTTTCTGCCGGTCCGGTGAAATCGGACCCGGACTCTTGGGTTCAATCGGCGAAGGCGCAGGCTACGTCACAATGGGCTGGGAAGAAGCTCGGGAGCTGGCTCTCAACCGATTTGAGCGCAGTTACCTGACACTTGTCCTTCGGCTACACAACGGTTCGGTGTCAAAGGCTTCCAAATCAATGGGCGTTTCCCGTCAGGCCATCTATAAAGCCTTTGAAAGAACAGGGATTGATCCTGAGTCTTTCAGATAA
- a CDS encoding response regulator, producing the protein MKQIKSIRPMILVVDDDCDFASDLSILLQSHFNVITASGSQEALKLCAEVKPQAAILDLQMPAFLTDDPEIEGAELVRALRAELKEDLPIIIVTRGVPDVLAGSLDEKVAGIFTKPIIAGKIIEFIESLLAEKAG; encoded by the coding sequence ATGAAACAGATCAAATCCATAAGGCCTATGATATTAGTCGTCGATGATGACTGTGACTTTGCAAGCGATCTTTCGATCCTCCTTCAGTCTCATTTTAATGTCATAACGGCCAGTGGATCCCAGGAAGCGCTAAAGTTATGCGCGGAAGTTAAACCGCAGGCGGCCATTCTCGATCTTCAAATGCCGGCATTTTTAACCGATGATCCCGAGATCGAGGGCGCAGAATTAGTTAGAGCACTCCGTGCCGAATTGAAAGAAGATCTTCCGATTATCATTGTCACAAGGGGTGTGCCCGATGTGCTTGCCGGGAGTCTGGACGAGAAAGTCGCGGGGATATTTACTAAGCCTATTATTGCCGGCAAGATCATCGAATTTATAGAAAGTCTACTTGCGGAAAAGGCAGGCTGA
- a CDS encoding choice-of-anchor D domain-containing protein, producing the protein PKTGIVFISGTLLCNDVPLTAVGVEPPECQVTPTSLDFGEVYIGEHSDQNFTITNTGGNTLTGTVSESCDHYSIIAGGGPYSLGADDSVEVTVRYEPTSLGIHNCTIETGAVCEAVYCAGEGEYNSSVAIQESWSAWQKDHVEIHWILELLDVKSEISFEVSRSKFGGGENHEFEAPLIEHNGDRYTFIDTSTESDVEYIYSISVIASGRVAAELSVGITTPVASIQLYQNRPNPIRGSTMIEFALPAEGLVRLEVYDISGKKIRSLINRVENAGRYTSVWDGRDSSGEPVASGIYFYRLRMDGKSKTRTCALLR; encoded by the coding sequence CCAAAGACCGGTATAGTATTTATATCGGGAACCCTCCTCTGTAATGATGTCCCTCTCACCGCTGTCGGTGTGGAGCCCCCTGAGTGCCAGGTGACTCCGACCTCCCTTGATTTCGGCGAGGTCTATATCGGCGAACACTCCGATCAAAACTTCACGATCACCAATACCGGTGGAAACACCTTGACCGGCACGGTGAGCGAGTCGTGTGATCACTACAGCATCATCGCAGGTGGCGGTCCCTACAGCCTCGGCGCGGATGATTCGGTCGAGGTGACAGTGCGGTATGAGCCGACGTCGCTCGGCATTCACAATTGTACGATAGAGACAGGCGCTGTTTGCGAAGCTGTCTATTGCGCCGGCGAGGGAGAGTATAACTCATCCGTCGCGATTCAGGAGTCTTGGTCCGCCTGGCAGAAGGATCATGTTGAGATCCACTGGATTCTTGAGTTGCTCGATGTGAAATCCGAGATCTCTTTCGAGGTTTCCAGATCAAAATTCGGCGGCGGCGAGAATCATGAATTTGAGGCCCCATTGATTGAGCATAACGGGGATCGGTATACATTCATCGATACATCCACGGAATCTGATGTGGAATACATCTACTCTATCTCGGTGATTGCTTCCGGACGAGTAGCCGCTGAACTCAGTGTAGGGATAACAACGCCGGTTGCCAGCATCCAGCTTTACCAAAACCGTCCAAACCCGATCAGAGGTAGTACAATGATCGAGTTCGCATTGCCGGCGGAAGGGCTTGTTCGGCTGGAGGTTTATGATATATCCGGTAAAAAGATACGGTCGCTCATCAATCGAGTGGAGAATGCCGGACGCTATACGTCCGTCTGGGATGGCAGGGACAGTAGTGGTGAGCCGGTGGCAAGCGGCATCTACTTCTATCGTCTGAGAATGGACGGGAAAAGTAAAACGAGGACTTGCGCCTTGTTGCGATGA